Proteins from a genomic interval of Sugiyamaella lignohabitans strain CBS 10342 chromosome C, complete sequence:
- the ENT2 gene encoding Ent2p (Epsin-like protein required for endocytosis and actin patch assembly; functionally redundant with Ent1p; contains clathrin-binding motif at C-terminus; ENT2 has a paralog, ENT1, that arose from the whole genome duplication; GO_component: GO:0030479 - actin cortical patch [Evidence TAS] [PMID 10652251]; GO_component: GO:0005737 - cytoplasm [Evidence IEA,IEA]; GO_component: GO:0043332 - mating projection tip [Evidence IDA] [PMID 19053807]; GO_component: GO:0016020 - membrane [Evidence IEA,IEA]; GO_function: GO:0030276 - clathrin binding [Evidence TAS] [PMID 12461563]; GO_function: GO:0008289 - lipid binding [Evidence IEA]; GO_process: GO:0000147 - actin cortical patch assembly [Evidence IMP] [PMID 10449404]; GO_process: GO:0007015 - actin filament organization [Evidence IMP] [PMID 10449404]; GO_process: GO:0006897 - endocytosis [Evidence IEA]; GO_process: GO:0006897 - endocytosis [Evidence IMP] [PMID 10449404]): MSKSIVRSIKNVTNGYTSAQVKVRNATSNDAWGPSTSDMQEISRLTYENHELFEVMDMLDRRLNDKGKNWRHVMKALTVLDYIIHTGSENVVLWCKDNLYIIKTLREFHYIDESGRDQGASIRSKAKELTSLLQDDDRLREERSNRGSSRRRRKQGNGSRQRDSPSPPRNGGRRNTNVEDSDDIQRALEESRRTAEDDERRRKAFAGSDEDLRRAILLSEEEERLRNSQQSNVLFGNNSQPNLIDTSEPVPMQQQQQYYYQQQQQQPYQQQAVYGQATDIFGNPIYQQQQQPVSTGYLQNAYATTGGAFPQYTEYAQQQQPQQQLYQNATGYQQPQAVAEPEKLKPLKTGSNNPFAKPDLFANSNGQSSSAQPNLQQLQQQQQFQQQQQYQQQQQQAQQAQPQAIRPQRTNNNFDQNHMNDLNTLLSNGDGIDTFGNVGDLRIPAQHTKSNFVNSAGQGLQQQPTSNNPFLSQQYTGIATTNSVQPAFTGYGFGNANQGYGQQQQQQRTGYNNLIDL; encoded by the coding sequence ATGTCAAAATCTATCGTTCGTTCTATTAAAAACGTAACCAATGGTTACACCTCAGCCCAGGTCAAGGTCAGAAATGCTACTAGCAACGATGCATGGGGTCCTAGTACTTCGGATATGCAAGAAATCTCTCGATTGACTTACGAGAACCATGAATTGTTCGAGGTCATGGATATGCTGGACCGCCGTTTAAACGACAAGGGTAAGAACTGGCGTCATGTCATGAAAGCATTGACTGTACTCGATTATATTATCCATACTGGATCCGAGAATGTGGTTCTATGGTGCAAGGACAATCTGTATATTATCAAGACATTGAGGGAATTCCATTATATCGACGAAAGTGGCCGAGATCAAGGAGCAAGTATCCGATCCAAGGCCAAGGAACTGACTTCTCTGTTGCAAGACGATGATAGGTTAAGAGAAGAACGGTCTAATAGAGGTTCTTCTAGAAGACGACGGAAGCAAGGAAACGGGTCGAGACAACGAGATAGTCCTAGTCCACCGAGAAATGGCGGTCGTCGTAACACCAATGTCGAGGATAGCGATGATATTCAGCGTGCTCTGGAGGAGAGTCGTAGaactgctgaagatgacgagcGAAGACGTAAGGCGTTTGCTGGGTCGGATGAGGATCTTCGTAGAGCCATTCTGCTCagtgaggaagaagaaagattGCGTAACAGCCAGCAGAGCAatgttttgtttggcaacaacagccagcCTAATCTCATTGATACAAGTGAGCCTGTACCCatgcaacaacaacagcagtactactatcaacaacaacagcaacaaccatatcaacaacaggcTGTATATGGACAAGCCACTGATATTTTCGGCAATCCTAtctaccaacaacagcaacagcctGTTTCTACAGGATACCTACAGAATGCCTATGCTACTACTGGCGGAGCATTTCCTCAATATACAGAATATGcccagcaacaacagcctcaacaacaactgtACCAGAATGCCACTGgatatcaacaaccacaagCAGTTGCTGAACCCGAGAAACTCAAGCCATTAAAAACTGGCTCCAACAATCCGTTTGCTAAACCCGATCTGTTTGCCAATTCTAATGGCCAGTCGTCATCTGCTCAACCCAACCTTCAACAActgcaacaacagcaacaattccaacaacaacagcagtaccagcaacaacagcaacaggcTCAACAAGCCCAACCACAAGCTATCAGACCACAGAGAACCAACAATAACTTTGACCAGAACCACATGAACGACCTGAATACACTTCTCAGTAACGGCGATGGTATTGACACCTTCGGCAATGTTGGAGATCTGCGTATTCCTGCTCAACACACGAAATCCAACTTTGTCAACTCTGCCGGCCAAGGtctacaacaacaacccaccagcaacaacccGTTCCTCAGCCAGCAGTACACTGGTATCGCGACGACGAACTCCGTCCAACCGGCATTCACAGGCTACGGGTTCGGCAACGCCAACCAGGGCTACggccagcaacaacagcagcagcgaacAGGTTATAACAACCTCATCGACCTCTAA
- the AIM2 gene encoding protein AIM2 has product MFNGDPYDSDLSIPNPPPGKNFLSDWLPRHMPDTVQPIVDKFVDAVLKKFSPEYVATIGYCYGAKFAVQQIGNGKANVAAMAHPSLVSIEEIAAIKAPLLIIGAEKDHVYNDELRKKTEDKLKEIKATYFTTTASGVSHGFALRGDLSSESVKFAKEKAFTDSLQWFERFAPKTTGTHL; this is encoded by the coding sequence ATGTTCAATGGTGACCCATATGACAGTGATTTGAGTATTCCCAATCCTCCTCCTGGTAAGAATTTCTTGTCTGACTGGCTTCCTCGTCACATGCCTGATACTGTTCAACCTATTGTTGACAAatttgttgatgctgttttGAAGAAGTTCTCTCCTGAGTACGTTGCTACTATCGGATACTGTTATGGAGCCAAGTTTGCCGTTCAACAAATCGGTAATGGTAAGGCCAATGTAGCTGCTATGGCCCATCCTTCTCTTGTCTCTATTGAGGAAATTGCTGCTATTAAGGCTCCTCTTCTTATTATTGGCGCCGAGAAAGACCACGTGTACAACGACGAGCTCAGAAAGAAGACCGAGGACAAGCTCAAGGAGATCAAGGCTAcctacttcaccaccactgctTCGGGCGTCAGTCACGGGTTCGCCCTCAGAGGCGATCTCTCGTCCGAGTCCGTCAAGTTCGCCAAGGAAAAGGCTTTTACCGACTCGCTCCAATGGTTCGAGCGCTTTGCTCCTAAGACGACCGGCACCCACTTGTAA
- the DCW1 gene encoding Dcw1p (Putative mannosidase; GPI-anchored membrane protein required for cell wall biosynthesis in bud formation;homologous to Dfg5p; GO_component: GO:0031225 - anchored component of membrane [Evidence IEA]; GO_component: GO:0046658 - anchored component of plasma membrane [Evidence IDA] [PMID 12421307]; GO_component: GO:0005933 - cellular bud [Evidence IDA] [PMID 14562095]; GO_component: GO:0005783 - endoplasmic reticulum [Evidence IDA] [PMID 14562095]; GO_component: GO:0016020 - membrane [Evidence IEA]; GO_component: GO:0005886 - plasma membrane [Evidence IEA,IEA]; GO_function: GO:0003824 - catalytic activity [Evidence IEA]; GO_function: GO:0016787 - hydrolase activity [Evidence IEA]; GO_function: GO:0016798 - hydrolase activity, acting on glycosyl bonds [Evidence IEA]; GO_function: GO:0008496 - mannan endo-1,6-alpha-mannosidase activity [Evidence IEA,IEA]; GO_function: GO:0003674 - molecular_function [Evidence ND]; GO_process: GO:0007117 - budding cell bud growth [Evidence IGI] [PMID 15470258]; GO_process: GO:0016052 - carbohydrate catabolic process [Evidence IEA]; GO_process: GO:0009272 - fungal-type cell wall biogenesis [Evidence IDA] [PMID 12421307]; GO_process: GO:0008152 - metabolic process [Evidence IEA]), with translation MKLPTSVSLFALTLLQCVYNTVAITVDFQDDTSLNNALALVADGLMDYYNGDQYGGTPGMFVNPYYWWEAGAAFGSMLDYWFYTGNTTYNDVIKAGMLYQTGKNNDYMPSNQTTTEGNDDQGFWGILVMDAAEKNFSNPDPDQAQWLSLAQAVFNTMASRWDTDTCHGGLRWQIFTWNNGYNYKNSVANGCFFHMGARLARYTGNTTYSDWSEKVWDWMTTVGFINETSGQLIDGADISTNCTTHTPYEWTYNYGLFTAGAAYLYDFTNDTKWLTRAQLLMERGSSIYFDDGVMFEAACQNTGRCNNDQRSFKAIYSRFLGLTAQLAPPMADQIMNLLSSSAAAAAISCSGGTDGHTCGLNWNVGKWDGVWGLGEQMSALEVMQNTRALQIAKPLTAHTGGSSKGNPAAGSDSGTSNFLTNSLDISSKDRAGAGILTALLAVGIVGTGWWMMKQ, from the coding sequence atgaagttACCAACATCAGTGTCATTGTTCGCATTAACATTACTGCAATGTGTGTATAACACAGTTGCCATCACAGTCGATTTCCAGGATGATACCTCGTTAAACAACGCTCTTGCACTAGTGGCGGATGGTTTGATGGATTATTATAATGGTGACCAATATGGAGGTACTCCTGGTATGTTTGTTAACCCATACTATTGGTGGGaggctggtgctgccttTGGAAGTATGCTTGATTACTGGTTTTATACTGGTAACACCACCTACAACGATGTTATAAAAGCTGGTATGTTGTACCAGACTGGCAAAAACAACGATTACATGCCATCAAACCAGACCACCACTGAAGGTAACGATGATCAAGGATTCTGGGGTATTCTTGTAATGGACGCTGCCGAAAAGAACTTTAGCAATCCTGATCCCGACCAAGCACAATGGCTGTCTCTTGCTCAAGCTGTTTTCAATACCATGGCATCTCGTTGGGATACTGACACTTGTCATGGTGGTCTTAGATGGCAGATTTTCACTTGGAACAACGGTTATAACTATAAGAATTCGGTGGCCAATGGATGTTTCTTCCATATGGGAGCCCGACTAGCCAGATACACTGGAAACACTACTTATTCAGACTGGTCCGAGAAAGTCTGGGATTGGATGACTACAGTTGGATTCATCAATGAAACCAGCGGACAATTGATTGACGGTGCTGATATTTCGACCAACTGTACAACTCACACTCCATATGAGTGGACTTATAACTACGGTCTTTTCACAGCTGGAGCTGCTTATTTGTATGACTTCACTAACGACACTAAATGGCTGACCCGAGCACAATTGCTCATGGAAcgtggcagcagcatctaTTTTGACGACGGTGTCATGTTTGAAGCTGCCTGTCAGAACACTGGCAGATGTAACAACGATCAGAGATCGTTCAAGGCCATTTATTCGAGATTCCTTGGTCTCACTGCACAATTGGCTCCACCTATGGCCGACCAGATCATGAATCTTCTGTCGAGCTcggccgctgctgccgctatTTCTTGTAGTGGAGGAACTGATGGCCACACTTGCGGACTGAACTGGAACGTGGGAAAATGGGACGGAGTCTGGGGACTTGGCGAGCAAATGTCGGCCCTCGAAGTCATGCAAAACACCCGTGCCTTGCAAATCGCTAAACCACTAACAGCGCATACCGGAGGTAGTTCAAAGGGAAACCCCGCCGCCGGCTCCGATTCGGGAACCTCGAACTTCCTCACGAACTCGCTCGACATCTCAAGCAAAGATCGCGCCGGTGCCGGTATCCTGACGGCCCTGCTCGCGGTCGGCATTGTGGGCACTGGCTGGtggatgatgaagcagtAG
- the RPL10 gene encoding ribosomal 60S subunit protein L10 (Ribosomal 60S subunit protein L10; responsible for joining the 40S and 60S subunits; regulates translation initiation; similar to members of the QM gene family; homologous to mammalian ribosomal protein L10 and bacterial L16; protein abundance increases in response to DNA replication stress; mutations in the human ortholog are associated with development of T-cell acute lymphoblastic leukemia and similar changes in the yeast gene result in ribosome biogenesis defects; GO_component: GO:0005737 - cytoplasm [Evidence IEA,IEA]; GO_component: GO:0022625 - cytosolic large ribosomal subunit [Evidence IDA] [PMID 11983894]; GO_component: GO:0005622 - intracellular [Evidence IEA]; GO_component: GO:0030529 - ribonucleoprotein complex [Evidence IEA]; GO_component: GO:0005840 - ribosome [Evidence IEA,IEA]; GO_function: GO:0003735 - structural constituent of ribosome [Evidence IEA]; GO_function: GO:0003735 - structural constituent of ribosome [Evidence IC] [PMID 11983894]; GO_process: GO:0002181 - cytoplasmic translation [Evidence IC] [PMID 11983894]; GO_process: GO:0000027 - ribosomal large subunit assembly [Evidence IMP] [PMID 18824477]; GO_process: GO:0000027 - ribosomal large subunit assembly [Evidence IMP] [PMID 9580698]; GO_process: GO:0006412 - translation [Evidence IEA]; GO_process: GO:0006415 - translational termination [Evidence IMP] [PMID 18824477]): protein MARRPARCYRYCKNKPFPKSRYNRGVPDAKIRIYDLGRKRANVDDFPLCVHLVSNELEQLSSEALEAARICANKYITKISGRESFHMRIRVHPFHVLRINKMLSCAGADRLQQGMRGAWGKPQGLAARVNIGQIIISVRTKDSNKDVVIEALRRSRYKFPGQQKIIISKKWGFTNLDRPEYVKRRQAGEIREDGAYVKFMTKKGPLEQSLIDFPDYNPEVSA from the coding sequence ATGGCTCGTCGTCCCGCTAGATGTTACAGATACTGTAAGAACAAGCCCTTCCCCAAGTCCAGATACAATCGTGGTGTCCCCGATGCCAAGATTAGAATCTACGATTTGGGTCGTAAGAGAGCTAATGTCGACGACTTCCCTCTGTGTGTCCACCTTGTCTCCAACGAGCTCGAGCAACTTTCTTCCGAAGCTCTTGAGGCTGCTCGTATCTGTGCCAACAAGTACATCACCAAGATCTCTGGTCGTGAGTCTTTCCACATGAGAATCCGTGTCCACCCCTTCCACGTTCTCCGTATCAACAAGATGTTGTCGTGTGCCGGTGCCGATAGATTGCAACAAGGTATGAGAGGTGCCTGGGGTAAGCCTCAAGGTCTTGCTGCCCGTGTCAACATTGGTCAAATCATCATCTCTGTCCGTACCAAGGACTCCAACAAGGATGTTGTTATCGAGGCCTTGAGACGTTCTCGTTACAAGTTCCCTGGTCAACAAAAGATCATCATCTCCAAGAAGTGGGGTTTCACCAACCTTGACCGTCCTGAGTACGTCAAGCGTCGTCAAGCTGGTGAGATCAGAGAGGACGGTGCTTACGTCAAGTTCATGACCAAGAAGGGTCCTCTTGAGCAATCTTTGATCGACTTCCCTGACTACAACCCTGAGGTCTCTGCTTAA
- the RRF1 gene encoding Rrf1p (Mitochondrial ribosome recycling factor; essential for mitochondrial protein synthesis and for the maintenance of the respiratory function of mitochondria; GO_component: GO:0005739 - mitochondrion [Evidence IEA,IEA]; GO_component: GO:0005739 - mitochondrion [Evidence IDA] [PMID 12853640]; GO_component: GO:0005739 - mitochondrion [Evidence IDA] [PMID 14576278]; GO_component: GO:0005739 - mitochondrion [Evidence IDA] [PMID 16823961]; GO_function: GO:0003747 - translation release factor activity [Evidence ISO] [PMID 9746366]; GO_process: GO:0032543 - mitochondrial translation [Evidence IMP] [PMID 12853640]; GO_process: GO:0006412 - translation [Evidence IEA,IEA]) produces the protein MIRSFVVQQTRAISAVNAFSAARSFSSSQTVLKKAQKKAHKSAEPVDEAAGESVAPLDLDSLDAKYKKTLQVFNEKLKEIRTSKIDVSKFTSIPVTLQHGESHLLNEIATLQLRGNRLSIVVFDPKHVKYVSTSILSHLNITPQVDPKNNQTLLVSSDTDSGDDSSHESQILKEIKQLHDHFRNSPSKHSLSQIRAGGLSHLKRALKSKDIDKDSFRKQSERVEKAFKDYSDKLASAFKAAQNSSR, from the coding sequence ATGATCAGGAGCTTCGTTGTCCAGCAAACACGAGCTATCAGTGCAGTGAATGCATTTTCAGCGGCCCGGTCATTCTCGTCGTCTCAGACAGTGCTGAAGAAAGCACAGAAAAAAGCCCATAAATCAGCTGAGCCTGTGgatgaagctgctggtgagtcggttgctcctcttgaTCTGGACAGTTTGGATGCCAAATACAAAAAGACGTTACAAGTGTTCAATGAGAAACTGAAAGAGATTCGCACGTCGAAAATCGATGTGTCTAAATTCACCAGCATTCCAGTGACGCTACAGCACGGAGAATCGCATCTCTTAAACGAGATTGCTACACTGCAATTGAGAGGTAACCGTCTGTCGATAGTGGTATTTGATCCCAAGCATGTGAAATACGTGTCGACGTCGATTCTGTCGCATCTCAACATCACTCCTCAGGTGGATCCTAAAAACAATCAGACCCTGTTAGTTTCATCTGACACCGACAGCGGTGACGACAGTAGCCACGAGTCGCAGATTCTCAAGgaaatcaagcaattgcACGACCATTTCCGCAACTCTCCTTCCAAACACTCGCTGTCCCAGATCCGAGCAGGCGGCCTGTCACACCTGAAACGGGCACTAAAGTCAAAAGACATCGACAAAGACAGCTTCCGCAAACAGTCGGAGAGGGTCGAAAAGGCATTCAAAGACTACAGCGATAAGCTGGCCAGCGCATTCAAAGCTGCTCAAAACTCGTCTCGCTAG
- the DLT1 gene encoding Dlt1p (hypothetical protein; mutant sensitive to 6-azauracil (6AU) and mycophenolic acid (MPA); GO_component: GO:0005575 - cellular_component [Evidence ND]; GO_component: GO:0016021 - integral component of membrane [Evidence IEA]; GO_component: GO:0016020 - membrane [Evidence IEA,IEA]; GO_function: GO:0003674 - molecular_function [Evidence ND]; GO_process: GO:0008150 - biological_process [Evidence ND]): protein MAKTYLFIRQKATLQGWLYRISLICFLSIFIALLVATPIDVVHQSGTSGQFWDAIIVLIAYALTVVIAIFLYLVRLIQVRTSLSDIPRRYVMRKDDVSERCASRIRSELARCATIVEETLPQSEDISHPGLRNPDFTEGSMDIPYEEIAAACSTIVELKSKSLHPTFVRPRGMPLREYLILLESYDLLDWSEHTDMFLDLHEKARFSAKPLEEDEFNDYIESTIHLLYSIKVREELKSSVPATGSNISAGLANGTDSNLGINSSPHQHLQQHHQYPTSQKQIQNQNPNENYNQNYNQSYNQSHSQNHSQNPDQTLHPPNSVQSFVQQLNQQLLNAQNQTPYQRNGSYSSHNANRESVSSSSQAPYPYNVTSIRQSYPHSQRSQQNQAPLSPNLHSSNPTHSRSHSQVQTTNYNQGNPYSSSATGTSPYTGNSPALTPWDFHNPQYTTQPTSCIHSRDNSSLAASPLFTGHPHPNRHPTTGLYPLSSLSQTSGGVLLSPSRTRQSHDSQDSDVGSVIIHYYD from the coding sequence ATGGCGAAAAcgtatttatttattcgtCAAAAGGCGACACTTCAGGGCTGGCTTTATCGCATCTCGCTGATATGCTTTCTCAGCATATTTATAGCGTTGCTAGTGGCTACTCCTATCGATGTTGTTCACCAGTCTGGGACCTCTGGGCAGTTTTGGGACGCAATTATTGTACTAATAGCATATGCTCTAACAGTTGTGATCGCTATTTTCTTGTATTTGGTCAGGTTGATTCAAGTTCGAACGTCACTAAGTGATATTCCACGAAGATATGTGATGCGGAAAGATGATGTGTCTGAACGGTGTGCCAGCCGAATCCGCAGTGAACTGGCAAGATGTGCCACTATTGTCGAAGAAACACTTCCTCAATCAGAAGATATTTCACATCCAGGATTACGGAATCCAGATTTCACCGAAGGATCAATGGATATACCCTATGAGGAGATAGCAGCGGCTTGCAGCACGATCGTGGAACTCAAGTCCAAAAGTCTCCATCCAACGTTTGTTCGTCCAAGAGGCATGCCATTACGAGAATATCTGATCCTATTAGAATCATACGATCTACTGGATTGGTCAGAACATACCGATATGTTTCTAGATTTACATGAAAAAGCGAGGTTCTCTGCCAAACCtctagaagaagacgagttCAATGATTATATTGAAAGCACAATTCACCTCCTATACTCGATCAAAGTTCGCGAAGAGCTCAAATCATCAGTACCAGCTACTGGAAGTAACATTAGTGCTGGTCTTGCGAACGGTACTGACAGTAATCTCGGTATCAACAGCTCTCCACATCAGCATCTacagcagcatcaccagTACCCGACAAGTCAGAAGCAGATTCAAAACCAGAATCCAAATGAAAACTACAATCAGAACTACAACCAGAGTTACAATCAGAGTCACAGTCAGAACCATAGTCAGAACCCGGACCAGACGCTACATCCACCCAACAGCGTCCAGTCGTTTGTCCAGCAACTCAACCAACAGCTTCTCAACGCACAAAACCAGACGCCATATCAACGAAACGGCAGTTATAGCAGCCACAATGCCAACCGCGAGTCGGTCAGCTCGAGCTCGCAAGCCCCCTACCCCTACAACGTGACATCAATCCGCCAGTCGTACCCCCATTCGCAACGATCTCAGCAAAACCAGGCTCCTCTAAGTCCGAATCttcacagcagcaacccGACCCACAGTCGAAGCCACAGTCAAGTCCAAACCACGAACTACAACCAGGGAAATCCATACTCCTCCTCAGCCACTGGCACAAGCCCGTACACCGGAAACTCGCCCGCTTTGACGCCATGGGACTTCCACAACCCCCAATACACCACCCAACCGACGTCTTGCATCCACTCCCGCGACAACTCGTCCCTTGCAGCGAGCCCTCTCTTCACAGGCCACCCACACCCGAACCGCCACCCCACCACGGGACTCTACCCCCTCAGCAGTCTCTCCCAAACAAGCGGAGGAGTCCTTCTATCGCCGTCACGAACTCGCCAGTCACACGACTCACAAGACAGCGACGTCGGCAGCGTCATTATCCACTACTACGACTAG